One segment of Deltaproteobacteria bacterium CG11_big_fil_rev_8_21_14_0_20_49_13 DNA contains the following:
- a CDS encoding ATPase: MYIPRILQLSDIIKEKSYFLFGPRQTGKSSLIKETLSKYTLYNLLDSHTLLSLSRSPERLGQELGENKVVIIDEIQKLPSLLNEVHRLIEEKGVNFLLTGSSARKLRRGGANLLGGRARSRHLHPFIWAELKERFNLKKALDTGTIPSIYFSNSPHEDLESYTGDYLKEEIASEGLVRNIPSFSRFLEVAALSNGKMINFTEIGSDAQVARTTVQEYYQILKDTLIADEVKVWKKNRTRKTFSTAKFYFFDIGVARYLQHRKGLQSGSPEYGDAFESYMFHELKSFVDYNKLGDISYWRTISGFEVDFVLDDIAAIEVKAKSVISKRDLKGLMALKEESSLKHFILVSFEERPRQVDGVTILPWNIFLEKLWGREFC, encoded by the coding sequence ATGTATATACCCAGAATACTGCAACTGTCAGATATTATTAAAGAAAAATCTTATTTTCTCTTTGGCCCAAGGCAAACGGGTAAAAGCTCTTTAATAAAAGAGACCCTTTCGAAATACACTTTATATAACCTTTTAGACAGTCACACTCTTCTTTCTTTGAGCAGGTCCCCCGAAAGGCTGGGACAGGAGCTGGGCGAAAATAAGGTCGTTATTATAGATGAGATACAAAAACTGCCGTCACTTCTAAACGAGGTCCATAGATTAATAGAAGAGAAAGGCGTTAATTTCCTGCTGACAGGTTCCAGCGCCAGAAAATTAAGAAGAGGCGGGGCGAACCTTTTGGGCGGAAGGGCAAGGTCAAGGCATCTGCATCCTTTCATTTGGGCAGAGCTTAAAGAGAGGTTCAACCTCAAAAAGGCCCTCGATACGGGCACCATACCGTCCATTTATTTTTCAAATAGCCCGCACGAGGACCTTGAAAGTTACACGGGTGATTATTTAAAAGAGGAAATAGCGTCCGAAGGGCTTGTGAGGAATATCCCCTCGTTCAGCCGATTCTTGGAAGTGGCAGCTTTAAGCAACGGTAAAATGATAAACTTCACAGAGATAGGTAGCGATGCGCAAGTGGCAAGAACGACCGTTCAGGAGTATTACCAAATATTGAAGGACACATTAATAGCCGATGAAGTGAAGGTGTGGAAGAAGAACAGGACCAGAAAGACCTTTTCAACCGCTAAATTCTATTTTTTTGATATCGGCGTGGCAAGGTACCTGCAACATCGCAAGGGGCTTCAATCGGGTTCTCCTGAATATGGGGATGCATTCGAATCTTACATGTTCCATGAGCTGAAGAGCTTTGTGGATTACAATAAGCTGGGCGATATCAGTTACTGGCGCACCATTTCAGGATTTGAGGTCGATTTCGTGCTTGACGATATCGCCGCCATCGAAGTCAAGGCAAAGAGCGTCATCTCCAAGAGAGATCTCAAAGGGCTCATGGCTTTAAAAGAGGAGAGCTCTCTAAAACATTTCATCCTTGTTTCGTTTGAAGAAAGGCCTAGGCAAGTTGACGGCGTAACTATTCTGCCATGGAACATATTTTTAGAAAAATTATGGGGTCGCGAATTTTGCTAA
- a CDS encoding type II toxin-antitoxin system mRNA interferase toxin, RelE/StbE family has translation MASYKLFFDHDVEKDLAKNPKVEVRKVMLKVMRLHENPHPPQSLKLESSDKTFRLRVGDYRTIYQIDEGPKTITVYRVRHRKDAYRSR, from the coding sequence ATGGCATCTTATAAGCTTTTCTTTGATCATGATGTAGAAAAAGATCTAGCAAAAAACCCCAAAGTTGAAGTTCGTAAAGTAATGTTAAAGGTGATGAGACTGCATGAGAATCCTCATCCGCCGCAAAGTTTAAAACTTGAGAGCTCTGATAAAACATTCAGATTGCGTGTCGGAGATTATAGGACGATCTATCAAATCGATGAAGGCCCTAAAACTATAACGGTCTATCGCGTAAGACATCGAAAGGATGCGTACAGATCTAGATAA